A window of Epinephelus lanceolatus isolate andai-2023 chromosome 3, ASM4190304v1, whole genome shotgun sequence genomic DNA:
TACACATTTTAATGGTTAGTTCAGGAACATAGGTTGCAGAGACTTTATCACAGCACAGGGTTTTGTTGGTCACACCCTAAAACCCCAGCAGTGTGGCCAGAGAGGAGATGTTAAACTACGGTACCAGAGGCTTACAATTattgcatttaaaaaagaaatatatcaTAAGCAAGTCATAACTACAGAAAAAATAGGCATAAAAGTAAATGTGCAATTTTACAATACATGGAAATGACTGGAAGCATGTTCATATTCTGCATGAAATTACTTAGGGCCATAAGCTAAgctactaaaataaataaataggcttAGTGGTGCATTCAAAACAACTGGACTAAACAACAGCATACCTTAGTGCACTGATACTCAATTTATCTGGTCAAACCTGGTCGCTATATGGTGCAGGGTGGCCTGGATTCTTTGTGTACTGgttgtaaataaggtgccagagtgcataaaaaatcattaaaagagattgttaaaaaaaagtgctaaGGCAGGATCCCCTGGACCCCCAACACAGATCTGGGCTGAGCCCCAAAAGACCTGTGCGGGTCTCCTGTGACTGGATTGTCTTCGTTTATTTATTCTatctgataaatattattaatgtttgtttattaaccaGCTCCTGGCCTGctatcattttgcaaaagtggccgcTATAGTGCAAAGCAAGTTGAATGTGACTGCCTTAATGAGAAAGTTCAATCTTCAGACTGACAACTGTGCTCATGAGTCACATTCATCATAGGCCATGCTCATGAGGGTTATCTTAATGTTTCCTGTATGCAGCAACTCATTGCTAATTATGTTAATTGCAGTTTCCTTCAATTTCATACAGCAAGACCCTGTAGTAACAGTTCTTATTTAAGTACTATATAACAAGAAACCAGTTTAAAGTAATGACTGAATACATGACATCTCAAGAGTCACAGTCATTAACATGTGGGCGACTTGGTTGGTTGAGATTACTGAAGTAAGGGCAGGTGATCAGACATAACCTGAGTGACTTATTTTAAAGTTACATCCTTTGATGTTAGTTGTTGGATGAAATGTTACATGGTGGTTAAAGACAACCtactttcatttaaaataaaatgctaaaaaaacaacctaacTTCTCAGCTTTTACCCAGATCAGTGCAAATGATTGCTCACTGACTACTGAATTCATCTTAACTACAGGAGCTGATGACCTGAACCTTTATAGTAGAGATGTGTTTCACAAGCACGTGATGCTGCTTTATGTATAGTTGTATATGCAACACTGCCCTCTGTTTCTACTGCATGGTattacacccaaaacacaagccaTGCTGTATAGGTTTACCTATCACGGCAGGGGCTGAAGCAAAAAATTCTGCCATGATAATctaataattcattcattcattcattcatcttctaaccgatTCATCCttttgagggtcgcgggggggctggagcctatcccagctgagaTAATCTAATAATGACATGTAAAATTAAAAGCTACAGTATATACCTTGAACACAGCAATCAAACtggtaaatatataaaaatacttTATTAGACATCTACCTTTTACAAACAAGATTATCATTGAACTGGTTCCAATCAATGACAGCAGCACCAAAACCACCAAGAAACATTAACagtgacaaacaacagaagacaagGACACATGGTGGGGAAAGCTTATAAGAGCTCGAGCTGGTATGTACTTCTGAGTCTTTTTTAATGTGCGGAGAGTTGGTCCAGGTCGTCATGGCTGCGGCTGGAGAGATGGGCCTCTACAATTTCCCCAAACAAGTTTCTTTTCAGGAGGTTGTAGGCCATGGGCAGAAGTTGCCTGATAACTTTGTGGAAATACTGCGGAGAGACCAACCAAGGAAACCAAAGATTAATAATTTGTTTCTTCCTACTACAGTCTAAATGGATTTGCAACATTCAGGCATTTAAATGGCCTAAAGCATTGCTTCCATAACCTTTGGGCTTTTaaatcaaaaaaatgaaaacaaatttgtgtggcagaaatgtgtttttctgtctgtcgtATCCTATTAAATCCCACTTTGCTACACTCAGATTCATTCTGTGACTCACTGGAGGGGTGCCGACCCCTAAAAAAAGCTATTTGGCAGGCGTTTGTGTTGACTGTTTTAACTTCACTCCTGCAAACCCAAGTGCATCTAATGACACTGAGGACGCACTGTGCAGGACTGAAAATGCTACAAACAATCTGGGAAGGGATTCATTTACCAAAACAGGCATTGGCATACAGGAAAGGAAccatttctctgttttctgaATATCTGGTTTCATGCAGTACATTTAAGAGGATGGTCAGGAAGCAGAGAGACACTATTTCATGAGACTCACATGGGATCCGTAACAGAAGAGGTCCATTCCTAGCTCATAACCCATGCCATAGTCACACTCGTCGTTGGCAAACTGAACAAACGTGATCATCTCCTGGAGAGGTCCAAAGGCTTTGACGCGTTCTTCATCATTCCGGGCTTCAGCAATTGCCTTGAGGATCTTCTTGAGACCAGCTAGATATGGAGGAGGGACAAAATAAATATCAAGTAATCACCCATTGGTTACATACCTGGTCAAAGAGAATaactatatatacagtatttaagCTCACCGTCTGTTTCTGGTAGTTCTCTGTATCCTACATCATTCTTGTCTACAGGTACAACAATGCCGGCACTGTGGAACGTCTTGGTGACCACCTATGGTGTGAGAGGGTAAGGGATTACCTGCTAGTTTCAACTTGGAACACAACACTTTGgtcaaacatattttttgttttgtatacaTGACTGCAACAACTTTGTAATGATATACCCACATTTTTAACAGCATATCtcaaacagtttttttaatcCACTGTGAGTGTACATTAAAACCAATATAGGCCCTCTTTACACATGGTATTAACATGAGTCCTGGTCAGACCAACAGGTGGACAGCTCTAAGTACATGTGTGAATGCACTAAACGCATCCTCAATGCTTCTTGATATCCGATTGCTAGGACCACATTCGGAGGTAGTCTGGGCCACATACAGCTACATTCTTTCAGAAATGTGTATGCTATTGTGTCCTGGGGCACAGTGAAGGACCAACTACTCAGCTGACGTCATTGCTTATTTGAAGTCCTACCAGATAAGAAAACTATCTGTTAATGCAgttacacagacacaaagcTGAAGGtccatctccagagctgctcTCCTTCCagcaaagggtcagttcaaCATCTCTGTGGCTAGCATGAGCtatcacagcagcagctgttaaaacgatcccaacaaactcacactgacaacGAAATGGCTCGATTCTAATCCAGATGTGAACAGACTGACgtagagctgtccacttgtgattggaTCACCCAAGAAGCATGTCAATGGATATTATAATTTCTAGAGGTATAAAGTGGAGGGGCTTTTCACTTTTATAATGTAGTAAACATAACTGTACATTGGATTAAAACACTGCAGTAGTTTAAATTTACAAGGTATTAGACAGAATCACTTTGTAAGTTACCTTCTTGTCCCTCTGCTTCATGCCTTTGGTCTTCTGCTCTAAAGACAAGCCCAGAGTCTCTGCTCTGTCCCTCAGCTTTGTCTCCAAGGTCTCCAAAGCATTTCCCCCTTCTTTCTTGCTGcccctctctttcctcctcttcaaCAGATACAGGCTGATGAAAGAGGGAACAAAGGGATCAACAGTGGGCACGATGAGATGCATGGAAGGAGAAAgacagtgaaaaaacaaaagtctTATTCAGTAGCATGAAgacaaaggcacacacacaaggcaaATGCTCTCTATTTCTCTAATGACTCATACAGATCATATTCTGTGGTATACATTCAATATTTTTTACTCATTGTGCAATTTAAACTTTCTTAACCAGGCAGCTAAATCTGATCACT
This region includes:
- the hpf1 gene encoding histone PARylation factor 1, producing MTGRAKRKPKSIQESATGNGELKKARIDESIAMPLSEVDSEQREEVAQLYKLQMPEDLYHFWDFCKELCPDSPRGALKDTLGLQLVGPFDILAGAHKNSKNPQPNFHLHWRYLYDPPEFQTILRGSEDSQHHIGYYRDTPDSLPVFVGENEAKKGCTITQMGDNVFAAVLLYLLKRRKERGSKKEGGNALETLETKLRDRAETLGLSLEQKTKGMKQRDKKVVTKTFHSAGIVVPVDKNDVGYRELPETDAGLKKILKAIAEARNDEERVKAFGPLQEMITFVQFANDECDYGMGYELGMDLFCYGSHYFHKVIRQLLPMAYNLLKRNLFGEIVEAHLSSRSHDDLDQLSAH